The proteins below are encoded in one region of Brassica napus cultivar Da-Ae chromosome A6, Da-Ae, whole genome shotgun sequence:
- the LOC106347552 gene encoding pentatricopeptide repeat-containing protein At3g42630-like, translating to MASLLTTGLIQSHHLSWRIHRVKLLSCSTDLPTRKVVKESKLSRDSSRKIKVVDYAPLIESLNRRRLPDEAHEIFIQMKSDNLLPNYRTLSALMLCFAQNGSVLRSRAIWEEILNSSFVPDLLVISKLMSAYEQIGCFSEVSKITRDISARHPKLLPVVSSLAICCFGKKGQLELMEDAIDELDLNEISLDSATANAVVRYYSVFGTLEKMEQAYSRLKKSGVVIEEGEIRAVLLAYLKQRKFYRLREFCSDLGLGRRDLGNMLWNSVLLSYAADFKMKSLQREFIEMRGAGVSPDLTTFNIRALAFSRLALFWDLHLTLEHMRVFDIVPDLVTFGCVVDAYMDKRLARNLEFVYNRMNLDDSPVVLTDPLVFEVLGKGDFHLSSEAVLEFGQRRNWTYRKLIGVYLKKKLRRDQIFWNY from the exons ATGGCGTCGCTTCTTACGACGGGGCTCATACAATCTCATCATCTCTCTTGGAGAATCCATCGAGTCAAGCTCTTATCTTGCTCCACAGATTTGCCCACTCGGAAG GTTGTCAAGGAATCAAAGCTTTCTAGAGATTCCAGTCGAAAGATCAAAGTCGTAGACTATGCTCCACTCATCGAAAGCTTAAACCGAAGAAGATTGCCTGATGAAGCTCATGAGATTTTCATCCAAATGAAATCAGACAACTTGCTGCCTAACTACAGAACGCTTTCCGCTCTTATGCTCTGCTTTGCTCAAAACGGTTCTGTCCTTCGATCGCGTGCCATCTGGGAGGAGATTCTAAACAGCTCTTTCGTCCCTGATCTCCTTGTCATCTCAAAGCTCATGTCTGCTTACGAGCAGATTGGTTGTTTTAGTGAAGTTTCCAAAATCACCAGGGACATAAGTGCAAGACATCCTAAGCTGCTTCCCGTCGTATCCTCACTTGCTATTTGCTGTTTTGGAAAGAAGGGTCAGTTGGAATTGATGGAGGATGCTATAGATGAATTGGATTTAAATGAGATCTCCTTAGACTCGGCCACTGCTAACGCAGTTGTCAGATACTATAGCGTTTTTGGTACTCTAGAGAAGATGGAGCAGGCTTATAGCCGGCTTAAGAAGTCTGGTGTTGTGATAGAGGAAGGAGAGATAAGAGCTGTGTTGTTAGCATACTTAAAACAAAGGAAGTTTTATCGGCTTCGTGAGTTTTGTTCAGACCTTGGTCTTGGTAGGAGAGACCTGGGGAATATGTTATGGAACTCTGTGTTACTGTCGTATGCAGCTGACTTTAAGATGAAAAGCTTGCAGAGAGAGTTCATTGAAATGCGTGGCGCTGGTGTCTCTCCTGACCTTACCACATTTAACATACGTGCTCTTGCGTTTTCTAGGTTGGCTCTTTTCTGGGATCTGCATCTTACGCTTGAACATATGAGAGTTTTTGACATTGTTCCGGATCTCGTGACTTTTGGATGTGTGGTCGATGCGTACATGGATAAGAGGCTAGCGAGGAATTTGGAATTTGTATACAACCGAATGAACCTGGACGACTCTCCTGTTGTTTTAACTGATCCACTCGTCTTTGAAGTACTGGGGAAAGGAGATTTCCATCTTAGCTCAGAAGCTGTTTTGGAGTTTGGTCAACGGAGAAACTGGACGTATAGAAAGCTAATTGGAGTTTATCTCAAAAAGAAGTTGCGAAGAGACCAGATTTTCTGGAATTACTAA
- the LOC106351686 gene encoding uncharacterized protein LOC106351686 has translation MLLQLEAMATFKQLLMVFPRTSETQDSWTCTPFLLLYMSPQLDPVAELETLKTQVDHSGTGEAGSPRKENEHHGEHSHHKKSLFSKMKDKAKKLQHSLSGKRRHDEEGGDATMSPPFGKLEDHQVREAGGYATLSPRDKSKDHKEREVEEEEEDPEYLGAPMYESKKAPEELKETARQHPRETPVITETNVLSVLPSKHNAEQYTNQEVISPSKTVTETVTETLAPAYAKVSEATHAITKKIQDMAFPESTEAEPKTNDVSEINTAGTNQPAGFNTKVWDKGVSVKEYISEKFEPGEDDKALSRVITKAISPRRASSEAASFGGATNMVAASNSADNKAPLLTNTNEIVEEENHGKMLQPN, from the exons ATGCTTCTTCAATTAGAGGCCATGGCTACGTTTAAGCAACTTTTAATGGTCTTTCCAAGAACCTCGGAGACGCAAGATTCGTGGACATGCACACCTTTCCTTCTCCTATAT atgTCGCCTCAACTTGATCCGGTAGCTGAGCTTGAAACCTTAAAAACACAAGTTGATCATTCAGGAA CTGGTGAAGCTGGCTCACCGAGAAAGGAAAATGAGCATCATGGAGAACATTCCCACCATAAGAAATCTTTGTTCTCCAAAATGAAGGATAAGGCTAAGAAACTTCAGCATAGTCTCAGCGGCAAGAGGAGACATGATGAAGAAGGTGGTGATGCAACCATGTCGCCGCCATTTGGCAAATTAGAAGACCACCAAGTTAGAGAAGCAGGAGGTTATGCGACACTTTCACCACGTGACAAGTCCAAAGATCATAAAGAaagagaagtagaagaagaagaagaagatcctgAATATCTTGGAGCCCCAA TGTATGAATCAAAGAAGGCACCTGAAGAGTTGAAGGAGACTGCGAGGCAGCATCCCAGGGAAACTCCTGTGATCACTGAGACGAACGTTTTGTCTGTTCTCCCATCCAAACACAACGCTGAACAGTACACCAACCAAGAAGTTATTAGTCCAAGCAAGACCGTGACAGAAACAGTAACAGAGACGCTAGCACCTGCTTATGCTAAAGTCTCTGAGGCTACTCACGCTATAACTAAGAAGATCCAAGACATGGCTTTTCCGGAGTCAACAGAGGCAGAACCAAAGACAAATGATGTTTCAGAAATCAACACTGCAGGAACTAACCAGCCCGCTGGCTTCAACACTAAG GTATGGGACAAAGGCGTATCAGTGAAGGAATACATAAGCGAAAAGTTTGAGCCTGGGGAAGATGACAAAGCACTTTCTAGAGTGATAACTAAAGCTATCAGTCCTCGCAGAGCTTCCTCTGAGGCTGCTTCATTTGGTGGAGCCACAAACATGGTAGCTGCTTCAAATTCAGCAGACAACAAAGCTCCCCTTTTAACCAACACGAATGAAA TTGTTGAGGAAGAGAATCATGGGAAGATGCTTCAACCTAACTGA
- the LOC106347551 gene encoding protein TOC75-3, chloroplastic, with amino-acid sequence MAAFSVNGQLIPAAATSSTTPNSIYPRRKFLAPSSSRLPRISSPSPRVPSIKCSSRDTEPSPSPKDSLLKSLAKPLAVASVSSAASFFLFRISNLPSILSSGGGGGGGGDGNFGGFGGGGGGGDGNDGGFWGKLFSPAPAVADEEQSPDWDSHGLPGNIVVQLNKLSGFKKYKVSDIVFFDRRRQTSIGTEDSFFEMVSIRPGGVYTKAQLQKELETLATCGMFEKVDLEGKTKPDGTLGVTISFAESTWQSADRFRCINVGLMVQSKPIEMDTDMTDKEKLEYYRSLEKDYKRRIDRARPCLLPAPVYGEVMQMLRDQGKVSARLLQKIRDRVQKWYHDEGYACAQVVNFGNLNTKEVVCEVVEGDITQLVIQYQDKLGNVVEGNTQVPVVRRELPKQLRQGYVFNIEAGKQALRNINSLGLFSNIEVNPRPDEKNEGGIIVEIKLKELEQKSAEVSTEWSIVPGRGGAPTLASFQPGGSVTFEHRNIQGLNRSLMGSVTTSNFLNPQDDLSFKMEYVHPYLDGVYNPRNRTFKTSCFNSRKLSPVFTGGPGVEEVPPIWVDRAGVKANITENFTRQSKFTYGLVMEEITTRDESSHIAANGQRLLPSGGISADGPPTTLSGTGIDRMAFLQANITRDNTKFVNGAVVGERNVFQVDQGLGIGSKFPFFNRHQLTLTRFIQLQQVEEGAGKPPPPVLVLHGHYGGCVGDLPSYDAFVLGGPYSVRGYNMGELGAARNILELGAEIRVPVKNTHVYAFAEHGNDLGSSKDVKGNPTAVYRRTGQGSSYGVGVKLGLVRAEYAVDHNNGTGALFFRFGERY; translated from the exons ATGGCCGCCTTCTCCGTCAACGGGCAGCTCATCCCAGCAGCGGCAACAAGCTCCACGACCCCTAATTCTATCTATCCCCGTAGGAAATTTCTAGCTCCTTCCTCTTCTCGCCTTCCCCGGATCTCCTCACCATCTCCTCGCGTTCCATCCATAAAATGCAGCAGCCGCGATACAGAACCCTCTCCCTCCCCAAAGGACTCTCTCCTTAAATCCCTAGCCAAACCTCTCGCCGTAGCCTCTGTCTCCTCCGCCGCTTCCTTCTTTCTATTCCGAATCTCGAATCTCCCGTCGATCCTAAGCAGcggcggtggaggaggaggaggaggcgatGGAAACTTCGGGGGATTCGGTGGTGGAGGCGGAGGGGGAGATGGAAACGACGGTGGATTTTGGGGGAAACTGTTTTCTCCGGCGCCTGCAGTCGCTGATGAGGAACAGTCACCGGATTGGGATTCGCACGGCTTGCCGGGGAACATCGTGGTGCAATTGAACAAGCTGAGTGGTTTCAAGAAGTACAAAGTCTCCGACATTGTGTTCTTTGACCGGAGGAGACAAACCTCGATCGGCACTGAGGACTCCTTCTTCGAGATGGTATCGATCCGTCCAGGCGGAGTCTACACCAAAGCTCAGCTCCAGAAGGAGCTCGAAACCCTAGCTACCTGCGGGATGTTCGAGAAAGTCGATTTAGAAGGGAAAACTAAACCCGACGGAACCCTAGGAGTCACCATCTCCTTCGCCGAGAGCACGTGGCAATCCGCTGATAGGTTCAGGTGTATCAACGTGGGCCTGATGGTGCAGTCAAAGCCCATTGAGATGGATACAGACATGACTGATAAAGAGAAGCTTGAGTACTACCGGAGCCTTGAGAAGGATTACAAGAGGAGAATTGATAGAGCTAGGCCCTGTTTGTTGCCTGCGCCTGTCTACGGAGAGGTGATGCAGATGCTCAGGGATCAAGGGAAAGTCAGTGCCAGGCTGTTGCAGAAGATTAGGGACCGTGTTCAGAAATGGTACCATGATGAAGGGTATGCTTGTGCTCAGGTTGTGAATTTTGGGAATTTGAATACTAAGGAGGTTGTTTGTGAAGTTGTGGAAGGAGACATCACTCAGCTTGTTATTCAGTATCAAGATAAGCTTGGTAATGTGGTTGAAGGTAACACTCAAGTTCCTGTTGTGCGCAGGGAGTTGCCCAAGCAG CTTCGCCAAGGCTATGTTTTTAACATTGAAGCGGGGAAGCAAGCTCTGAGGAACATCAACTCACTAGGGCTCTTCTCCAACATTGAAGTGAATCCACGCCCAGATGAGAAAAACGAAGGGGGCATTATCGTTGAGATCAAACTGAAAGAGCTCGAACAGAAGTCAGCTGAAGTTAGTACCGAGTGGAGTATAGTTCCTGGCCGTGGAGGAGCTCCCACGTTG GCTTCATTCCAACCAGGTGGGTCTGTTACGTTCGAACATAGGAACATCCAGGGTCTTAACAGGTCTCTTATGGGTTCAGTCACCACTAGCAACTTCCTGAATCCTCAG GATGATCTTTCGTTTAAGATGGAGTATGTACACCCATATCTGGACGGTGTTTACAATCCTCGTAACCGTACATTCAAAACAAGCTGCTTCAACAGCCGCAAACTTAGCCCCGTGTTCACTGGAGGACCAGGTGTTGAGGAAGTGCCACCAATTTGGGTCGATCGAGCTGGTGTGAAAGCTAACATAACTGAG AACTTCACCCGTCAGAGTAAGTTTACATATGGACTTGTGATGGAGGAGATAACAACTCGAGATGAAAGCAGTCACATCGCTGCAAATGGTCAGAGACTACTACCTAGTGGAGGAATCAGTGCTGATGGACCTCCTACAACGCTCAGTGGTACCGGTATTGATCGGATGGCCTTTCTACAAGCCAACATCACCCGTGACAATACCAAGTTTGTCAACGGGGCTGTTGTTGGAGAGAGGAACGTGTTTCAG GTGGATCAAGGCTTGGGAATTGGAAGCAAATTCCCTTTCTTCAACCGCCACCAATTGACCTTGACAAGATTCATTCAGCTGCAGCAAGTAGAAGAAGGCGCTGGGAAGCCACCGCCACCGGTTCTAGTCCTTCATGGACATTACGGTGGCTGTGTTGGTGACCTTCCGAGCTACGACGCCTTTGTTCTTGGGGGTCCATATTCTGTCCGTGGCTACAACATGGGTGAGCTCGGTGCTGCGAGAAACATCCTTGAG CTTGGTGCTGAGATTAGAGTACCTGTGAAGAACACGCATGTCTATGCATTTGCTGAGCATGGGAATGATTTGGGAAGCTCCAAGGACGTGAAGGGCAACCCAACGGCAGTCTACAGGAGGACGGGACAAGGTTCATCATACGGTGTAGGAGTGAAGCTGGGTTTGGTACGAGCTGAGT